A single Methylobacterium sp. 17Sr1-1 DNA region contains:
- the trpA gene encoding tryptophan synthase subunit alpha, translating to MSTRLADTFARCRAEERAALVTYVMAGDPDAETSLRILRALPEAGADIVEFGLPFTDPMADGPAIQAAGLRALKGGQTLAGTLELVRRFRAENTGTPVILMGYYNPIYTYGVARFLDDAKAAGIDGLIVVDLPPEEDDELCLPTIEAGLAFVRLATPTTDEARLPAVLANTAGFVYYVSITGITGTATPDFGVVGAAVERIRRHTDLPVVVGFGVKTGEHAAALARAADGVVVGSSIVAALAGTLDAEGRGGPGSVEAVTTLVRELADGVRAGRAD from the coding sequence ATGTCCACCCGCCTCGCCGACACCTTCGCCCGCTGCCGCGCGGAAGAGCGCGCCGCCCTCGTCACCTACGTGATGGCGGGCGACCCCGATGCCGAGACCTCGCTCCGGATCCTGCGCGCCCTGCCGGAGGCAGGCGCCGACATCGTCGAGTTCGGCCTGCCCTTCACCGACCCGATGGCGGACGGGCCGGCGATCCAGGCGGCGGGCCTGCGGGCGCTGAAAGGCGGGCAGACCCTCGCCGGCACCCTGGAGCTGGTGCGCCGGTTCCGCGCCGAGAATACCGGCACGCCGGTGATCCTGATGGGCTACTACAACCCGATCTACACCTACGGCGTCGCCCGCTTCCTCGACGACGCCAAGGCCGCCGGCATCGACGGGCTGATCGTGGTCGACCTGCCGCCGGAGGAGGACGACGAGCTCTGCCTGCCGACGATCGAAGCCGGCCTGGCCTTCGTCCGGCTCGCCACGCCGACCACCGACGAGGCGCGGCTGCCGGCGGTGCTCGCGAACACCGCGGGCTTCGTCTACTACGTGTCGATCACCGGCATCACCGGCACGGCGACCCCGGATTTCGGCGTCGTCGGCGCCGCGGTCGAGCGGATCCGCCGCCACACCGACCTGCCGGTGGTGGTCGGCTTCGGCGTCAAGACCGGCGAACACGCCGCGGCGCTCGCCCGCGCCGCCGACGGGGTGGTGGTGGGCTCGTCGATCGTCGCCGCGCTCGCCGGCACGCTCGACGCCGAGGGCCGGGGAGGACCCGGCTCGGTCGAGGCGGTGACGACTCTCGTGCGCGAGCTCGCCGACGGCGTGCGCGCCGGCCGCGCGGACTAG
- the accD gene encoding acetyl-CoA carboxylase, carboxyltransferase subunit beta: MVEAMNWISEVVRPKIKTLFKRETPENLWVKCPETGQMVFHKEVEANGWVIPGSEHHLRITAQQRLKLMFDQGTWLDVPLPEVAPDPLKFRDEKRYADRLKDARAKTGMTDAFKVGFGRVAGLPMTLAVQDFGFMGGSLGMAAGEAFVRGAETALEKRTPYVLFAASGGARMQEGILSLMQMPRTTVAVRRLNNARLPYIVVLTNPTTGGVTASYAMLGDVHFAEPGALIGFAGPRVIEQTIREKLPDGFQRAEYLKEHGMVDQVVHRRDLKGAIAGLCGLLMQVPAEAPAGTAEAETKPEARQEARQDAKPVPA; this comes from the coding sequence ATGGTCGAGGCGATGAACTGGATCTCCGAGGTCGTGCGCCCGAAGATCAAGACGCTGTTCAAGCGCGAGACGCCGGAGAACCTCTGGGTGAAGTGCCCGGAGACCGGCCAGATGGTCTTCCACAAGGAGGTGGAGGCCAATGGCTGGGTGATCCCGGGCTCGGAGCACCACCTGCGCATCACCGCGCAGCAGCGCCTGAAGCTGATGTTCGACCAGGGCACCTGGCTCGACGTGCCGCTGCCCGAGGTGGCGCCCGACCCGCTGAAGTTCCGCGACGAGAAGCGCTATGCCGACCGTCTCAAGGACGCTCGCGCCAAGACGGGCATGACCGACGCGTTCAAGGTCGGGTTCGGGCGCGTTGCCGGCCTGCCGATGACGCTGGCGGTGCAGGATTTCGGTTTCATGGGCGGCTCGCTCGGCATGGCGGCCGGCGAGGCCTTCGTGCGCGGCGCCGAGACGGCTCTGGAGAAGCGCACGCCCTACGTGCTGTTCGCGGCCTCCGGCGGCGCACGGATGCAGGAGGGCATCCTGTCGCTGATGCAGATGCCCCGCACCACCGTGGCGGTGCGCCGGCTCAACAACGCCCGCCTGCCCTACATCGTGGTGCTGACGAACCCGACCACCGGCGGCGTCACCGCCTCCTACGCGATGCTCGGCGACGTGCACTTCGCCGAGCCCGGGGCGCTGATCGGATTCGCCGGCCCGCGGGTGATCGAGCAGACCATCCGCGAGAAGCTGCCCGACGGCTTCCAGCGCGCCGAGTACCTGAAGGAGCACGGCATGGTCGACCAGGTCGTGCACCGGCGCGACCTGAAGGGCGCGATCGCAGGCCTGTGCGGGCTGCTGATGCAGGTGCCGGCCGAGGCCCCGGCGGGGACCGCGGAGGCCGAGACGAAGCCGGAGGCCCGGCAAGAGGCCAGGCAGGATGCCAAGCCCGTCCCGGCGTGA
- a CDS encoding folylpolyglutamate synthase/dihydrofolate synthase family protein gives MESSDALMARFLALHPRTIDLSLGRIERLLAALGHPERRLPPVIHVAGTNGKGSTIATMRAILEAGGLSAHVYTSPHLVRFHERIRLGAVGGGRFVPEDRLAEAFARCEAVNAGAPITVFEITTAAALLLFSEAPADVLLLEVGLGGRVDATNVIDRPACAVVTPIGRDHAEYLGDTVEAVAGEKAGIFKRGCPAVIAPQDYAQADAVLCARAEAVGAGPILVGNQDFSAHEERGRMVYQDEDGLLDLARPKLAGRHQIVNAGTAIAALRAAGFGDIGTEAFEAGLSAIEWPGRLQRLRRGRLAGLVPAGAELWLDGGHNIDGGRILAAAMADLQERGDAPLVLVSALLGTKDAEGFLANFAGLARFLVAVPLPGQMAARPAEEVAEIAGRVGLSAVTAPSLEAALVSLGDRAWERPPRVLICGSLYLAGAALSANGTPPT, from the coding sequence ATGGAATCCTCCGACGCCCTGATGGCGCGCTTCCTCGCGCTGCACCCGCGCACCATCGACCTGTCGCTCGGCCGGATCGAACGCCTGCTCGCGGCTTTGGGCCACCCGGAGCGGCGCCTGCCGCCGGTGATCCACGTCGCCGGCACCAACGGCAAGGGCTCGACCATCGCCACCATGCGGGCGATCCTGGAGGCCGGCGGCCTCTCGGCCCACGTCTACACCTCGCCCCACCTCGTGCGCTTCCACGAGCGCATCCGCCTCGGCGCGGTCGGCGGCGGCCGCTTCGTGCCGGAGGACCGGCTGGCGGAGGCCTTCGCCCGCTGCGAGGCGGTGAATGCGGGCGCGCCGATCACGGTGTTCGAGATCACCACCGCGGCGGCCCTGCTGCTGTTCTCCGAGGCGCCCGCCGACGTGCTGCTGCTGGAGGTGGGCTTGGGCGGCCGGGTCGACGCCACCAACGTCATCGACCGGCCGGCCTGCGCCGTGGTGACGCCGATCGGCCGCGACCACGCCGAGTATCTCGGCGACACCGTCGAGGCGGTGGCCGGCGAGAAGGCCGGCATCTTCAAGCGCGGCTGCCCGGCGGTGATCGCCCCCCAGGACTACGCCCAGGCCGATGCGGTCTTGTGCGCCCGGGCCGAGGCGGTCGGCGCCGGGCCGATCCTCGTCGGCAACCAGGATTTCTCCGCCCACGAGGAGCGCGGCCGGATGGTCTACCAGGACGAGGACGGGCTCCTCGACTTGGCCCGGCCGAAGCTCGCCGGGCGCCACCAGATCGTCAATGCCGGCACGGCGATCGCGGCGCTCCGCGCCGCGGGCTTCGGCGACATCGGCACCGAGGCCTTCGAGGCGGGGTTGTCCGCCATCGAGTGGCCGGGCCGCCTGCAGCGCCTGCGCCGCGGCCGCCTCGCCGGCCTCGTCCCGGCGGGCGCCGAGCTCTGGCTCGACGGCGGCCACAACATCGACGGCGGGCGCATCCTGGCGGCCGCGATGGCGGACCTGCAGGAGCGCGGCGACGCGCCGCTCGTCCTCGTCTCCGCCCTCCTCGGCACCAAGGACGCGGAAGGGTTCCTGGCCAACTTCGCCGGCCTCGCCCGCTTCCTGGTGGCGGTGCCGCTGCCGGGCCAGATGGCGGCGCGTCCGGCCGAGGAGGTGGCGGAGATCGCCGGGCGGGTGGGGCTCTCCGCCGTGACGGCGCCGAGCCTCGAGGCGGCCCTGGTCTCCCTGGGCGACCGGGCCTGGGAGCGCCCGCCGCGGGTGCTGATCTGCGGCTCGCTCTACCTCGCGGGCGCCGCGCTCTCCGCCAACGGCACCCCGCCGACCTGA
- a CDS encoding porin has protein sequence MKKLLSAFAAFTALTAAASAADLPRRVAPPPVFTPVPVFTWTGFYAGFNAGYGFNTADTRAPTVVGVPAGATAASSVFVTGAGAPTTGVLAFGNRNSNDGFVGGGQIGYNYQFTPGSGVVVGIEADAQYVDFGRDRNRYAFATVAGGGVAPGTLVFNPNGISGLDFFGTVRGRLGYAWDRTLVYATGGFAYGSGGGRDFGLTNSSRDDFQTGWTVGGGVEYALPTDSFFNFFRSSAVTLKVEGLYVKLDQGNRNNGVFAQTANGTQYSVFSPGVVSVGPANLYRRETEFAVVRAGLNYKFNAF, from the coding sequence ATGAAGAAACTCCTGAGTGCTTTCGCTGCCTTCACCGCGCTGACCGCCGCCGCTTCGGCCGCGGACCTGCCGCGTCGCGTTGCTCCGCCGCCGGTCTTCACGCCGGTGCCGGTCTTCACCTGGACGGGCTTCTACGCCGGTTTCAACGCCGGCTACGGCTTCAACACCGCTGACACCCGCGCCCCGACCGTCGTCGGCGTGCCGGCCGGCGCCACCGCCGCCAGCAGCGTGTTCGTCACCGGCGCCGGCGCCCCGACCACCGGCGTGCTCGCCTTCGGCAACCGCAACAGCAACGACGGCTTCGTCGGCGGCGGCCAGATCGGCTACAACTACCAGTTCACCCCGGGCTCGGGCGTGGTCGTCGGCATCGAGGCCGACGCCCAGTACGTCGACTTCGGCCGTGACCGCAACCGCTACGCCTTCGCCACCGTCGCCGGCGGCGGCGTCGCCCCGGGCACCCTGGTGTTCAACCCGAACGGCATCTCGGGCCTGGACTTCTTCGGCACCGTGCGCGGCCGTCTCGGCTACGCCTGGGATCGCACCCTCGTGTACGCCACCGGCGGTTTCGCCTACGGCTCGGGCGGCGGTCGCGACTTCGGCCTGACCAACTCCTCGCGTGACGACTTCCAGACCGGCTGGACCGTCGGCGGCGGCGTCGAGTACGCTCTGCCCACCGACTCGTTCTTCAACTTCTTCCGTTCGTCGGCCGTGACCCTGAAGGTCGAAGGCCTGTACGTGAAGCTGGATCAGGGCAACCGCAACAACGGCGTGTTCGCTCAGACCGCCAACGGCACGCAGTACTCGGTGTTCTCGCCGGGCGTGGTGTCGGTCGGCCCGGCCAACCTGTACCGTCGCGAGACCGAGTTCGCGGTCGTCCGCGCCGGCCTGAACTACAAGTTCAACGCCTTCTAA
- a CDS encoding PHB depolymerase family esterase: protein MRDTRPKTLADAVRRLRAGDAAGAWAALPEGVRDLARRAGDGLARLRGGTRPGGAAPSPGRVLSETYAGPPGQRAYRLYVPGGYRGRPVPLVVMLHGCTQSPEDFAAGTGMDALAEAETFLVAYPEQTRRANQARCWNWFSPADQPRDHGETGVIAGITRAVMAAYAVDPRRVAIAGLSAGGAAAANVAAAYPDLFAALGVHSGLCALAARDLPGALAAMRDGAAGQAPPIPTIVFHGDRDATVNPKNGAALIAATGGRLIRREDGRSPNGRAFERSLYADETGHPAHEHWVIHGSGHAWSGGNPAGSHTDPQGPDAAREMWRFFREHPRKG, encoded by the coding sequence ATGCGCGACACGCGGCCGAAAACCCTCGCGGACGCCGTCCGTCGCCTGCGGGCGGGCGATGCCGCCGGCGCCTGGGCGGCCCTGCCGGAGGGTGTACGGGACCTCGCGCGCCGGGCCGGGGACGGTCTGGCGCGCCTTCGCGGCGGCACGCGCCCAGGCGGCGCCGCACCGTCTCCCGGGCGCGTCCTGTCCGAGACCTATGCGGGCCCGCCGGGGCAGCGCGCCTACCGCCTCTACGTGCCGGGCGGCTATCGCGGTCGGCCGGTGCCGCTGGTGGTGATGCTGCACGGCTGCACCCAGTCGCCCGAGGATTTCGCCGCCGGCACCGGCATGGATGCGCTCGCCGAGGCCGAGACCTTCCTGGTCGCCTATCCGGAGCAGACGCGTCGCGCCAACCAGGCCCGGTGCTGGAACTGGTTCAGCCCCGCCGACCAGCCCCGCGACCACGGCGAGACCGGGGTGATCGCCGGCATCACGCGCGCGGTGATGGCGGCCTACGCGGTCGATCCGCGGCGGGTCGCGATCGCCGGGCTCTCGGCCGGGGGCGCGGCGGCAGCCAACGTCGCCGCGGCCTATCCGGACCTCTTTGCCGCGCTCGGGGTGCATTCGGGCCTGTGCGCGCTCGCCGCCCGCGACCTGCCGGGCGCGCTCGCGGCGATGCGCGACGGCGCCGCCGGGCAGGCGCCTCCGATCCCCACCATCGTGTTCCACGGCGACCGGGACGCCACCGTCAACCCGAAGAACGGCGCAGCGCTGATCGCCGCCACCGGCGGCCGCCTGATCCGGCGCGAGGACGGACGCTCGCCCAACGGCCGCGCCTTCGAGAGGAGCCTCTACGCCGACGAGACCGGCCACCCGGCCCACGAGCACTGGGTGATCCACGGCTCCGGCCACGCCTGGTCCGGCGGCAACCCGGCCGGCAGCCACACCGATCCGCAGGGGCCCGACGCGGCCCGGGAGATGTGGCGGTTCTTCCGGGAGCATCCCCGGAAGGGCTGA
- a CDS encoding sigma-54 dependent transcriptional regulator, with the protein MSAPSQRVVFVDDEEEVRRANGQSLDLAGFSVETHADAESALKAVLADPPGVVVTDVRLPGLDGLGLFAALQEADPELPVILITGHGDITMAVRAMRAGAYDFLAKPYPAETLVASVRRALERRALVQENRTLRARLDAAVAEDPAFLGVSPGITRLRQFVREVAEADVDVLVLGETGSGKEVVASALHRWSRRAKGHFVAMNCGALPDTVVESELFGHEAGAFTGALKKRVGRIAHADGGTLFLDEIESMALNIQVKLLRVLQERVVEPLGTNAIQPVDMRVVAATKIDLGQAAAQGTFRDDLYYRLNVVSVAIPPLRERREDVALLFEHFLRKAAARFNREAPPVTPSIRDHLSRHDWPGNVRELGHFAERCALGLSPTGPAQAEPARPATLAEQMDRHERGLIRDELIMAGGDVRVAAEALGTPRKTLYDKIARHGLDPNDYR; encoded by the coding sequence ATGAGCGCGCCGTCGCAACGCGTGGTCTTCGTCGACGACGAGGAGGAGGTGCGCCGGGCCAACGGCCAGAGCCTCGACCTCGCGGGCTTCTCCGTCGAGACCCATGCCGACGCCGAATCGGCGCTCAAGGCGGTCCTGGCAGACCCGCCGGGCGTCGTCGTCACCGACGTGCGCCTGCCGGGGCTCGACGGGCTCGGCCTGTTCGCCGCCCTCCAGGAGGCCGACCCCGAATTGCCGGTGATCCTGATCACCGGCCACGGCGACATCACCATGGCGGTGCGGGCGATGCGCGCCGGCGCCTACGACTTCCTCGCCAAGCCCTATCCGGCCGAGACCCTGGTCGCCTCGGTGCGCCGGGCGCTGGAGCGCCGCGCCCTGGTGCAGGAGAACCGGACCTTGCGCGCCCGCCTCGACGCCGCGGTGGCGGAGGACCCGGCCTTCCTCGGCGTGTCGCCGGGCATCACCCGCCTGCGCCAGTTCGTGCGCGAGGTGGCGGAGGCCGACGTCGACGTGCTGGTGCTCGGCGAGACGGGATCCGGCAAGGAGGTGGTGGCGAGCGCGCTCCACCGCTGGAGCCGGCGGGCCAAGGGCCATTTCGTCGCGATGAATTGCGGTGCGCTCCCCGACACGGTGGTGGAGAGCGAGCTGTTCGGCCACGAGGCCGGCGCCTTCACCGGCGCGCTCAAGAAGCGGGTCGGGCGCATCGCGCACGCCGATGGCGGCACGCTGTTCCTCGACGAGATCGAGAGCATGGCGCTCAATATCCAGGTCAAGCTCCTGCGCGTGCTGCAGGAGCGGGTGGTCGAGCCGCTCGGCACCAACGCGATCCAGCCCGTCGACATGCGGGTCGTCGCCGCCACCAAGATCGACCTCGGCCAGGCCGCCGCGCAGGGCACCTTTCGCGACGACCTCTACTACCGCCTGAACGTCGTCTCGGTGGCGATCCCGCCCTTGCGCGAGCGGCGCGAGGACGTGGCGCTCCTGTTCGAGCACTTCCTGCGCAAGGCCGCCGCCCGCTTCAACCGCGAGGCCCCCCCAGTGACGCCCTCGATCCGCGACCACCTGAGCCGGCACGACTGGCCCGGCAACGTGCGCGAGCTCGGCCACTTCGCCGAGCGCTGCGCCCTGGGCCTGAGCCCCACCGGCCCGGCCCAGGCCGAGCCCGCGAGGCCGGCGACCCTGGCCGAGCAGATGGATCGGCACGAGCGCGGCCTGATCCGCGACGAACTGATCATGGCCGGCGGCGACGTGCGGGTGGCGGCGGAGGCGCTGGGCACCCCGCGAAAGACCCTCTACGACAAGATCGCCCGCCACGGGCTCGATCCGAACGACTACCGGTGA
- a CDS encoding ATP-binding protein, whose protein sequence is MTGWRALPRSPALPWLLGLAAVLAASLFAGRYAERAALTDLRRSANATLALHVAAFRTEMQKQGSLPLALASDPEIAAAVGPAPDPALLARVNDRLAEIARASGAAVIYVIRQDGYAVAASNAGEPGSFVGASYAFRPYFQQAQSEGVGRQFALGTVSGRPGLYLSRRVAGPGGRTGVVVVKVEFDGIEAAWRAVSERGGESVMITDPRGIVLVASEPAWRFGALRPVPDEERRLIRERLEFGDAPLDPLPLHPAAGGTLVRVGNGAEPARLALPLDAPIPGTTWRLHTLTRIGVAVGRERVQAQVIAGLAVGLAALGLAEIAGRRRRVRASLAEAAARRTELEERVRARTQALTEANRQLKAEIAERRLAEAERQRLGRELAHAGRLAALGQFAASMAHEINQPLAAIRSYADNAGILIQRGRYPEATENLSAVGRLTERIAGLTRQLKGFARKASGRRDPVALADVVRASLEVVEGRLSGIDLALALPEPSPYVLGEGPRLEQVVVNLVQNALDAVAGVDEPRIAVTVRVLGGSAVSEGSAVLGGSAMRGSAVLEVSDNGSGLPDGGAQVFDAFFTTKASGLGLGLAISRGIVEECGGTLSAGASPEGGALFRVELPLAPGAAGAASGAAA, encoded by the coding sequence GTGACCGGCTGGCGCGCGCTGCCGCGCTCCCCGGCGCTGCCGTGGCTCCTCGGCCTCGCGGCGGTGCTGGCCGCCTCGCTCTTCGCCGGCCGCTATGCCGAGCGGGCGGCGCTGACCGACCTGCGCCGCTCGGCCAACGCGACGCTGGCGCTCCACGTCGCCGCCTTCCGCACCGAGATGCAGAAGCAGGGATCGCTGCCGCTGGCGCTCGCCAGCGACCCCGAGATCGCGGCGGCGGTCGGGCCGGCGCCGGATCCGGCGCTGCTCGCCCGGGTGAACGACCGGCTGGCCGAGATCGCCCGTGCCTCGGGGGCGGCGGTGATCTACGTCATCCGCCAGGACGGATACGCGGTGGCGGCGAGCAATGCCGGCGAGCCGGGCAGCTTCGTCGGGGCGTCCTACGCCTTCCGCCCCTATTTCCAGCAGGCGCAGAGCGAGGGGGTGGGCCGGCAATTCGCGCTCGGCACCGTCAGCGGCCGGCCCGGCCTCTATCTCAGCCGCCGGGTCGCCGGCCCGGGCGGGCGGACCGGGGTGGTGGTGGTCAAGGTCGAGTTCGACGGCATCGAGGCCGCCTGGCGCGCGGTCAGCGAGCGGGGTGGGGAATCCGTGATGATCACCGATCCCCGCGGCATCGTGCTCGTCGCGAGCGAGCCGGCCTGGCGCTTCGGCGCCCTGCGGCCGGTGCCCGACGAGGAGCGCCGGCTGATCCGCGAGCGGCTCGAATTCGGCGACGCGCCCCTCGATCCCCTGCCGCTTCATCCGGCGGCGGGCGGGACCCTGGTTCGGGTCGGGAACGGGGCGGAGCCGGCGCGCCTGGCGCTTCCGCTCGATGCCCCGATCCCCGGCACGACCTGGCGGCTCCACACCCTGACCCGGATCGGCGTCGCGGTCGGGCGCGAGCGGGTCCAGGCCCAGGTCATCGCCGGCCTCGCGGTCGGCCTCGCGGCCCTGGGCCTCGCCGAGATCGCCGGCCGGCGCCGGCGCGTGCGGGCGAGCCTCGCCGAGGCGGCGGCGCGGCGCACCGAGCTGGAGGAGCGGGTTCGGGCGCGGACGCAGGCCCTCACCGAGGCCAACCGCCAGCTGAAGGCCGAGATCGCCGAGCGGCGGCTGGCGGAGGCCGAGCGCCAGCGCCTCGGGCGCGAGCTCGCCCATGCAGGGCGCCTCGCCGCGCTCGGCCAGTTCGCCGCCAGCATGGCGCACGAGATCAACCAGCCGCTCGCGGCGATCCGCTCCTACGCCGACAATGCCGGCATCCTGATCCAGCGCGGACGGTACCCCGAGGCGACCGAGAACCTGTCCGCGGTCGGCCGCCTGACCGAGCGCATCGCCGGCCTGACCCGCCAGCTCAAGGGCTTCGCCCGCAAGGCCTCGGGCCGGCGCGATCCGGTGGCCCTGGCGGACGTCGTGCGGGCGAGCCTGGAGGTGGTGGAGGGGCGGCTTTCGGGTATCGACCTCGCCCTCGCTCTGCCGGAGCCGTCGCCTTATGTCCTGGGGGAGGGGCCGCGGCTGGAGCAGGTCGTGGTCAACCTGGTGCAGAACGCCCTCGACGCGGTCGCGGGCGTCGACGAGCCACGCATCGCCGTGACGGTGCGGGTCTTGGGGGGAAGCGCCGTCTCGGAGGGAAGCGCCGTCTTGGGGGGAAGCGCAATGAGGGGAAGCGCGGTGCTGGAGGTGAGCGACAACGGCAGCGGCCTGCCGGACGGGGGCGCGCAGGTCTTCGACGCGTTCTTCACCACCAAGGCCAGCGGCCTCGGCCTCGGCCTCGCGATCTCGCGCGGAATCGTCGAGGAGTGCGGCGGCACCCTCTCGGCCGGGGCGTCGCCCGAGGGCGGCGCACTGTTCCGGGTCGAGCTGCCGCTGGCGCCCGGCGCGGCCGGCGCAGCCTCCGGAGCCGCCGCATGA
- a CDS encoding dicarboxylate/amino acid:cation symporter has translation MATIPSPLTAPHAPPAPKPIYKTLYFQVLVAVAIGITLGHFYPQLGADMKPLGDAFIKLVKMIIAPVIFLTVVSGIAGMTNLEKVGRVGGKALIYFLTFSTLALIVGLIIANLVQPGAGMHIDPKSLDPKQIAMYAEKAKTQSITDFLMNIIPTTAVGAFTSGEILQVLFFSILFGFGLAFLGERGKPVLDFIKILSEAVFGVVNIIMKVAPIGAFGAMAFTIGKYGISSLANLAYLVGAFYLTSAIFIFVVLGAVARYNGFSIVKLVRYIKEELLLVLGTSSSESALPSLLEKMERAGCSKPVVGLVVPTGYSFNLDGTNIYMTMAALFIAQATDTPLSLGEQALLLLVAMLSSKGAAGVTGSGFITLAATLAVVPSVPVVGMALILGIDRFMSECRALTNFIGNAVACIVVARWEGEVDMDRLKAALDGNPLPLDEGAPVPVLQAAE, from the coding sequence ATGGCTACGATCCCGTCCCCGCTGACCGCGCCCCATGCGCCGCCGGCCCCGAAGCCGATCTACAAGACCCTCTATTTCCAGGTCCTCGTCGCCGTCGCGATCGGCATCACGCTCGGGCATTTCTACCCGCAGCTCGGCGCCGACATGAAGCCGCTCGGCGACGCCTTCATCAAGCTCGTCAAGATGATCATCGCCCCGGTGATCTTCCTCACCGTGGTCTCCGGCATCGCCGGCATGACCAACCTCGAGAAGGTCGGCCGGGTCGGCGGCAAGGCGCTGATCTACTTCCTCACCTTCTCGACGCTGGCGCTCATCGTCGGGCTGATCATCGCGAACCTCGTCCAGCCGGGCGCTGGCATGCATATTGACCCGAAGTCGCTCGATCCCAAGCAGATCGCGATGTACGCCGAGAAGGCGAAGACGCAGTCGATCACCGACTTCCTGATGAACATCATCCCGACGACGGCGGTCGGTGCGTTCACCAGCGGCGAGATCCTGCAGGTCCTGTTCTTCTCGATCCTGTTCGGCTTCGGCCTCGCCTTCCTGGGCGAGCGCGGCAAGCCGGTGCTCGACTTCATCAAGATCCTGTCCGAGGCGGTCTTCGGCGTCGTCAACATCATCATGAAGGTCGCCCCCATCGGCGCCTTCGGCGCGATGGCCTTCACCATCGGCAAGTACGGCATCTCCTCGCTCGCCAACCTCGCCTACCTCGTCGGCGCGTTCTACCTGACCTCGGCGATCTTCATCTTCGTCGTCCTCGGCGCCGTCGCCCGCTACAACGGCTTCTCGATCGTCAAGCTGGTCCGCTACATCAAGGAGGAGCTGCTGCTCGTCCTCGGTACCTCGTCCTCCGAGTCGGCCCTGCCCTCGCTGCTCGAGAAGATGGAGCGCGCCGGCTGCTCGAAGCCCGTCGTCGGCCTCGTGGTCCCGACCGGCTACTCGTTCAACCTCGACGGCACCAACATCTACATGACCATGGCGGCCCTGTTCATCGCCCAGGCGACGGACACGCCCCTCTCCCTCGGCGAGCAGGCCCTGCTCCTCCTCGTCGCGATGCTGTCCTCGAAGGGCGCGGCGGGCGTCACCGGCTCGGGCTTCATCACCCTGGCGGCGACCCTCGCGGTGGTCCCCTCCGTGCCGGTCGTCGGCATGGCGCTGATCCTCGGCATCGACCGCTTCATGTCGGAGTGCCGGGCGCTCACCAACTTCATCGGCAACGCGGTCGCCTGCATCGTGGTCGCCCGCTGGGAGGGTGAGGTCGACATGGACCGCCTGAAGGCCGCCCTCGACGGCAACCCGCTGCCGCTCGACGAGGGCGCCCCGGTCCCGGTTCTCCAGGCCGCCGAGTAA
- a CDS encoding alpha/beta hydrolase fold domain-containing protein — translation MTDGDWRGMDRATLSRAYDNSGAVPGSSAFMASLRERSAAFRETRSGELDIPYGGGARQRFDLFRCGRPQAPLLAFIHGGYWQRNDKQGFSALAEGPLARGLDVAMIGYTLCPEATMTVLCAEIPAALAALRAHANPPRLVVSGWSAGGHLAALAMACPEVDAGLALSGVFDLAPIRRTALDDALRLSEDEVAGLSPIRHLPVKAGPLTVAYGRRSCRSCAGSRRSTTLPGPGPGSPATCCRSPATTTSPCSTR, via the coding sequence ATGACGGACGGCGACTGGCGCGGGATGGACCGCGCGACCCTGAGCAGGGCCTACGACAATTCCGGTGCGGTTCCCGGCAGCAGCGCCTTCATGGCGTCCTTGCGCGAGCGCAGCGCGGCGTTCCGCGAGACGCGGTCCGGCGAACTCGACATCCCGTACGGCGGCGGCGCGCGGCAGCGTTTCGACCTCTTCCGCTGCGGCCGGCCGCAGGCGCCGCTGCTCGCCTTCATCCATGGCGGCTACTGGCAGCGCAACGACAAGCAGGGTTTTTCCGCGCTGGCCGAAGGCCCGCTCGCCCGCGGCCTCGATGTCGCGATGATCGGCTACACCCTCTGCCCCGAGGCGACGATGACCGTGCTGTGCGCCGAGATCCCGGCGGCGCTGGCCGCCTTGCGGGCCCATGCGAACCCGCCGCGCCTCGTCGTCTCGGGCTGGTCGGCCGGCGGCCACCTCGCGGCGCTCGCCATGGCCTGCCCGGAGGTCGATGCCGGCCTGGCGCTGAGCGGGGTCTTCGACCTCGCGCCGATCCGGCGCACGGCCCTCGACGACGCGCTCCGCCTCAGCGAGGACGAGGTCGCAGGCCTCTCGCCGATCCGGCATCTGCCGGTGAAAGCCGGCCCCCTCACCGTGGCCTACGGGCGGAGGAGCTGCCGGAGCTGTGCCGGCAGTCGCAGGTCTACCACGCTGCCTGGGCCGGGACCGGGCTCCCCGGCGACCTGCTGCCGCTCCCCGGCGACGACCACTTCACCGTGCTCGACCAGATGA